The following coding sequences are from one Scomber japonicus isolate fScoJap1 chromosome 3, fScoJap1.pri, whole genome shotgun sequence window:
- the LOC128355731 gene encoding zinc finger protein 502-like isoform X1, which translates to MANRLLQLRVFVNERLTAAAEEIFGAVERTILEYRNDMYLSREDVKHSGLLMLAEGLNRQMEFSAVCQEVGVSAAETFTQPTYGTDASPEPQELWTSWDKDKLQELSESDVTAACVKHEESTQPISCRQTQTETIREEELLPSTSANWLKTEEEDDGYGRSEAANVWQPLSSDSMDENNTSDAEYTERGGPNSHPKQRLNSPNTTSLSCKLCGESFQSRSSLVIHVKSHSNDTTALCPPDHAALADSAIKALGAHRGNNLCYICGKTFTTRTHLKRHMLVHTGLKPHCCKICGRRFGRGECLRVHMRIHTVEKPYSCEVCGREFRQRGNMICHIRTHTGEKPHRCIICSRPFAYKKDMLRHMQVHSKNS; encoded by the exons ATGGCCAATAGGTTACTGCAGCTGAGAGTGTTTGTTAATGAGCGGCTCACAGCGGCCGCGGAGGAAATCTTCGGTGCTGTGGAAAGAACCATATTAGAGTATCGAAACGACATGTATCTGTCCAGAGAGGATGTAAAACACAGCGGGCTGCTGATGCTAGCTGAAGGTTTGAATCGACAGATGGAGTTCTCTGCAG TCTGCCAGGAGGTTGGTGTGTCTGCAGCTGAGACCTTCACCCAGCCAACGTACGGCACTGATGCATCTCCAGAGCCTcaggaactgtggaccagctggGACAAAGACAAACTGCAGGAGCTGTCAGAGAGTGATGTCACTGCTGCTTGTGTTAAGCACGAAGAGAGCACGCAGCCCATCTCATGCCGTCAAACCCAAACCGAGACCATCAGAGAGGAAGAGCTTCTGCCCAGCACTTCAGCCAACTGGTtaaaaacagaagaggaagacGACGGCTACGGAAGATCAGAAGCAGCAAACGTCTGGCAGCCGCTCTCCTCAGACAGCATGGATGAGAATAACACCAGTGATGCTGAGtatacagagagaggaggacctAATTCGCATCCAAAGCAAAGACTAAACAGTCCGAACACAACTAGTTTGTCTTGTAAGCTGTGTGGAGAATCCTTCCAAAGCAGGAGCTCATTAGTGATACACGTTAAATCGCACTCGAACGACACAACGGCTCTCTGTCCTCCAGATCACGCAGCGTTAGCGGACAGCGCAATCAAAGCTTTGGGAGCACACAGAGGGAACAACCTGTGTTACATCTGCGGCAAAACGTTCACCACCAGGACGcatttaaaaagacacatgCTGGTTCACACGGGTCTGAAACCACACTGCTGCAAAATATGCGGCAGGAGATTCGGACGAGGCGAGTGTCTGAGGGTACACATGAGGATCCATACTGTAGAGAAGCCGTACTCGTGCGAGGTGTGCGGGAGGGAGTTCAGGCAGAGGGGCAACATGATCTGTCACATCAGGACTCACACGGGAGAAAAGCCGCATCGCTGCATCATCTGCTCCAGACCGTTCGCGTACAAGAAGGACATGCTGAGACACATGCAAGTCCACTCAAAGAATTCATGA
- the LOC128355731 gene encoding zinc finger protein 32-like isoform X2, whose amino-acid sequence MANRLLQLRVFVNERLTAAAEEIFGAVERTILEYRNDMYLSREDVKHSGLLMLAEGLNRQMEFSAVCQEVGVSAAETFTQPTYGTDASPEPQELWTSWDKDKLQELSEKSTQPISCRQTQTETIREEELLPSTSANWLKTEEEDDGYGRSEAANVWQPLSSDSMDENNTSDAEYTERGGPNSHPKQRLNSPNTTSLSCKLCGESFQSRSSLVIHVKSHSNDTTALCPPDHAALADSAIKALGAHRGNNLCYICGKTFTTRTHLKRHMLVHTGLKPHCCKICGRRFGRGECLRVHMRIHTVEKPYSCEVCGREFRQRGNMICHIRTHTGEKPHRCIICSRPFAYKKDMLRHMQVHSKNS is encoded by the exons ATGGCCAATAGGTTACTGCAGCTGAGAGTGTTTGTTAATGAGCGGCTCACAGCGGCCGCGGAGGAAATCTTCGGTGCTGTGGAAAGAACCATATTAGAGTATCGAAACGACATGTATCTGTCCAGAGAGGATGTAAAACACAGCGGGCTGCTGATGCTAGCTGAAGGTTTGAATCGACAGATGGAGTTCTCTGCAG TCTGCCAGGAGGTTGGTGTGTCTGCAGCTGAGACCTTCACCCAGCCAACGTACGGCACTGATGCATCTCCAGAGCCTcaggaactgtggaccagctggGACAAAGACAAACTGCAGGAGCTGTCAGAGA AGAGCACGCAGCCCATCTCATGCCGTCAAACCCAAACCGAGACCATCAGAGAGGAAGAGCTTCTGCCCAGCACTTCAGCCAACTGGTtaaaaacagaagaggaagacGACGGCTACGGAAGATCAGAAGCAGCAAACGTCTGGCAGCCGCTCTCCTCAGACAGCATGGATGAGAATAACACCAGTGATGCTGAGtatacagagagaggaggacctAATTCGCATCCAAAGCAAAGACTAAACAGTCCGAACACAACTAGTTTGTCTTGTAAGCTGTGTGGAGAATCCTTCCAAAGCAGGAGCTCATTAGTGATACACGTTAAATCGCACTCGAACGACACAACGGCTCTCTGTCCTCCAGATCACGCAGCGTTAGCGGACAGCGCAATCAAAGCTTTGGGAGCACACAGAGGGAACAACCTGTGTTACATCTGCGGCAAAACGTTCACCACCAGGACGcatttaaaaagacacatgCTGGTTCACACGGGTCTGAAACCACACTGCTGCAAAATATGCGGCAGGAGATTCGGACGAGGCGAGTGTCTGAGGGTACACATGAGGATCCATACTGTAGAGAAGCCGTACTCGTGCGAGGTGTGCGGGAGGGAGTTCAGGCAGAGGGGCAACATGATCTGTCACATCAGGACTCACACGGGAGAAAAGCCGCATCGCTGCATCATCTGCTCCAGACCGTTCGCGTACAAGAAGGACATGCTGAGACACATGCAAGTCCACTCAAAGAATTCATGA